A genomic region of Synechococcus sp. NOUM97013 contains the following coding sequences:
- a CDS encoding site-specific integrase: MEQSDAFEVAKGNANASLAASGVGLRIERRGMRLNLRGSLPGRRAPERRSVQRLSLGVAADAQGLLEAEQIARVIDGQLKRDQFRWEQWNAATHSATPTTALSDRRGEVPMNDQIEAFRAAFFADPRRRRSPSGSRTTWAGAYNPYLRRLRSLASQDAEGISSDLLMKALHSYPDGSRSRQQCSTALASLAKHLNIDLPDDWRAEAAGYGLHRARFRQLPSDSLILESLLRIPNPRWRLAYGLMATYGLRNHEVFFCDLSALGSGGDRVIRVLPTTKTGEHQVWPFHPEWVERFDLTRLGNASDALPCISTDLRRTTLQQVGRRVSEQFRRYELPLTPYDLRHAWAVRTIHIGLPDTVSARMMGHSVAIHTRTYHHWITRRDQQQAVDAALARHQA, from the coding sequence ATGGAACAAAGCGACGCGTTCGAAGTAGCAAAAGGAAACGCGAATGCTTCGCTGGCTGCATCGGGCGTGGGGCTGAGGATTGAACGGCGCGGGATGCGCCTGAACCTGCGCGGTTCACTACCAGGTCGTCGTGCGCCTGAGCGACGATCCGTGCAACGCCTGAGCCTGGGCGTTGCAGCCGATGCACAAGGGCTGCTGGAAGCCGAACAAATCGCCCGGGTGATCGACGGGCAGTTGAAGCGCGACCAGTTCCGTTGGGAGCAATGGAATGCCGCAACACACAGCGCGACGCCGACAACGGCCCTGTCGGACCGTCGAGGGGAGGTTCCGATGAACGATCAGATCGAAGCGTTCCGTGCGGCATTTTTCGCCGATCCACGCCGACGACGCTCCCCCTCCGGCAGTCGCACGACCTGGGCGGGGGCTTACAACCCCTATTTGCGCAGGCTCAGAAGCCTGGCCAGCCAGGACGCAGAAGGGATCAGCAGCGATTTGCTGATGAAAGCGCTGCACAGCTATCCCGATGGCAGTCGCAGTCGTCAGCAATGCAGCACAGCCCTTGCAAGCCTGGCCAAACATCTCAACATCGACCTGCCAGATGACTGGCGAGCGGAAGCCGCGGGCTATGGCTTGCATCGCGCCCGGTTTCGTCAGCTTCCGAGCGACAGCCTGATCCTGGAATCGCTGCTGAGAATTCCGAACCCGCGTTGGCGGCTGGCCTATGGACTAATGGCGACCTATGGCCTCCGCAACCACGAGGTGTTTTTCTGCGACCTCAGCGCCCTCGGCAGCGGTGGCGACCGAGTGATCCGCGTGCTCCCGACAACCAAAACCGGTGAACATCAGGTGTGGCCCTTTCATCCCGAGTGGGTGGAGCGCTTCGATCTCACAAGGCTGGGCAACGCCTCGGATGCTTTGCCATGCATCAGCACGGATCTGCGCCGAACCACGCTTCAACAGGTGGGACGCCGTGTGAGCGAGCAGTTTCGGCGCTATGAGCTGCCGCTCACTCCCTACGACCTCCGCCATGCCTGGGCCGTCCGCACGATCCACATCGGGCTGCCCGACACGGTGTCCGCTCGGATGATGGGGCACTCGGTGGCAATCCACACCCGCACGTACCACCACTGGATTACCCGCCGGGATCAGCAGCAAGCCGTGGATGCAGCGCTGGCTCGTCATCAGGCCTGA
- the hemH gene encoding ferrochelatase produces MSRVGVVLLNLGGPERIQDVGPFLFNLFADPEIIRLPIPALQKPLAWLISTLRSGKSQEAYRSIGGGSPLRRITEQQARELQSLLRQRGIEATSYVAMRYWHPFTESAVSDIKADGMDEVVVLPLYPHFSISTSGSSFRELQRLRQGDSSFEKLPIRCIRSWFDHPGYVQAMAELIAEEVRNSDDPNQAHVFFSAHGVPKSYVEEAGDPYQQEIEACTGLIMKKLEELMGHGNPHTLAYQSRVGPVEWLKPYTEEALEELGKAKTNDLVVVPISFVSEHIETLEEIDIEYRELATEAGVVNFRRVRALDTYPAFIEGLADLVETSLQGPEVSLDAAAELPTKVKLYPQEKWEWGWNNSSEVWNGRLAMLGFSAFLLELISGQGPLHALGLL; encoded by the coding sequence ATGTCTCGGGTCGGTGTCGTGCTGCTCAATCTCGGTGGGCCTGAGCGCATTCAGGATGTCGGTCCTTTTCTCTTCAATCTGTTTGCAGATCCGGAGATCATCCGACTGCCGATCCCAGCGCTGCAGAAGCCGCTGGCCTGGTTGATCAGCACGCTGCGAAGCGGTAAATCCCAGGAGGCCTATCGCTCCATCGGCGGTGGTTCACCGTTGCGACGAATCACCGAGCAGCAGGCCCGCGAACTGCAGAGCCTGCTTCGCCAACGGGGAATCGAGGCCACGAGTTATGTGGCCATGCGCTACTGGCATCCCTTCACAGAATCTGCTGTTTCCGACATCAAGGCGGATGGGATGGATGAGGTGGTGGTGTTGCCTCTCTACCCCCACTTTTCTATCAGCACCAGTGGATCCAGTTTCCGAGAGCTGCAGCGCTTGCGCCAAGGCGACAGCAGTTTTGAAAAGCTGCCGATCCGCTGCATTCGCAGTTGGTTCGACCATCCCGGGTATGTCCAGGCCATGGCCGAGTTGATTGCTGAGGAGGTTCGCAACAGCGACGACCCCAACCAGGCCCATGTGTTCTTCAGTGCTCACGGGGTTCCGAAAAGCTATGTGGAGGAGGCTGGTGACCCTTATCAGCAGGAGATCGAGGCCTGCACTGGCCTGATCATGAAGAAGCTCGAAGAGCTGATGGGGCATGGCAATCCCCATACGCTGGCTTACCAGAGCCGCGTGGGTCCGGTGGAGTGGCTTAAGCCCTATACCGAGGAAGCACTCGAAGAACTCGGCAAAGCCAAAACCAACGATCTGGTGGTGGTGCCGATCAGTTTCGTGAGTGAGCACATCGAAACTCTCGAGGAAATCGACATCGAGTACCGCGAGCTGGCCACCGAGGCTGGTGTCGTCAATTTTCGGCGGGTGCGCGCCCTCGACACCTATCCCGCTTTCATCGAAGGCCTCGCCGATCTTGTGGAAACCAGCCTCCAGGGACCAGAGGTAAGCCTTGATGCTGCGGCTGAACTGCCTACCAAGGTGAAGCTCTATCCCCAGGAGAAGTGGGAATGGGGGTGGAACAACAGCTCCGAAGTGTGGAATGGCCGTCTGGCCATGCTGGGTTTCTCGGCTTTCCTGTTGGAACTGATCAGTGGTCAGGGTCCTCTGCATGCCCTGGGTCTGCTCTGA
- the cobO gene encoding cob(I)yrinic acid a,c-diamide adenosyltransferase, with protein MTNNNLDQAAAELGMGGKLAPETDDSGYRKRMERRQEVQRQRVEERNKEKGLILVFTGQGKGKTTAGLGLILRTLGHGERVAIVQFIKGGWEPGEARALQAFGDQVSWHALGEGFTWETQDRQRDQQLVGEAWQTALGYLRDGNVKLVLLDELNVALKLGYIEADTVIAGLRERPELCHVAVTGRGAPKDLIEAADLVTEMTLVHHPFREQGVKAQAGIEF; from the coding sequence ATGACCAACAACAACCTTGATCAGGCCGCCGCAGAACTGGGCATGGGGGGCAAGCTCGCTCCAGAGACCGATGACAGCGGCTACCGCAAACGCATGGAGCGTCGCCAAGAAGTGCAGCGTCAGCGAGTGGAGGAACGCAACAAGGAAAAGGGATTGATTCTCGTGTTCACCGGCCAGGGAAAAGGCAAAACAACCGCAGGGCTTGGTTTGATACTGCGCACCCTGGGTCATGGCGAACGGGTGGCAATCGTCCAGTTCATCAAGGGAGGCTGGGAGCCGGGTGAAGCGCGGGCACTGCAAGCCTTCGGCGACCAAGTGTCTTGGCATGCCCTGGGGGAGGGATTCACCTGGGAGACCCAGGACCGACAGCGTGATCAACAGCTGGTCGGCGAGGCCTGGCAAACCGCTCTGGGCTATCTGCGCGACGGCAACGTGAAACTGGTGCTTCTCGATGAACTGAACGTGGCACTCAAGCTGGGTTACATCGAGGCCGACACCGTGATCGCTGGCTTGCGAGAGCGTCCTGAGCTGTGCCATGTAGCAGTGACCGGTCGTGGTGCACCCAAGGACCTGATCGAAGCAGCAGATCTGGTCACCGAAATGACGCTTGTGCACCACCCCTTCCGTGAACAGGGTGTGAAAGCTCAAGCAGGCATCGAGTTCTAG
- a CDS encoding class I SAM-dependent methyltransferase, translating to MTSFLRPLAYQYRWIYDTVTAVSSLSVGGVERLRALGLDALQPKLTPKADVLDLCCGSGEAAAPWLKAGFQVTGLDISPLALSLAAQRHPGLKRVEGLAEEPPLQEASFDAIQMSVALHEFPRTERAQVLKQCLKLLRPGGWLVLVDLHPAGPLLRLPQQLFCALFETDTAIAMLEDDLPSQLKTLGFTDINQELLAGNALQRITATRPTTAFTP from the coding sequence ATGACATCCTTCCTGAGACCGCTGGCCTACCAATACCGCTGGATCTACGACACCGTTACGGCCGTGTCATCCCTCAGCGTCGGAGGCGTAGAGCGCCTGCGGGCTCTGGGGCTCGACGCGCTGCAGCCCAAACTGACCCCCAAGGCCGACGTTCTCGATCTCTGCTGCGGGAGCGGTGAAGCAGCGGCACCGTGGCTGAAAGCAGGTTTCCAGGTGACCGGACTGGACATCTCACCCTTGGCGCTGTCATTGGCCGCGCAACGGCATCCAGGTCTCAAGCGGGTGGAGGGTCTTGCTGAAGAACCTCCGCTGCAGGAGGCCAGCTTTGATGCCATCCAGATGAGTGTGGCCTTGCACGAATTTCCCCGGACGGAACGGGCTCAGGTGCTGAAGCAATGTCTGAAATTGCTGCGCCCGGGTGGCTGGCTGGTGCTGGTGGATCTGCATCCCGCCGGCCCCTTGCTTCGCCTGCCACAGCAACTGTTCTGCGCGCTGTTTGAAACGGACACGGCCATTGCCATGCTCGAAGATGACCTGCCGAGTCAGCTGAAGACGCTCGGTTTCACTGACATCAACCAGGAACTGCTGGCGGGAAACGCCCTGCAGCGCATCACCGCAACCCGTCCCACCACAGCCTTCACGCCATGA
- the pyrH gene encoding UMP kinase, translated as MGYARALLKLSGEALMGDQGYGIDPAIVQSIASDVAKVIEGGTQLAIVVGGGNIFRGLKGSAAGMDRATADYVGMLATVMNAITLQDGLEQAGVPTRVQTAIGMQEVAEPYIRRKAIRHLEKGRVVVFGAGCGNPFFTTDTTAALRAAEISADVVFKATKVDGVYDKDPEKHADAVRYDQLTFQQVLSGELAVMDSTAIALCKDNNIPIVVFNLFEAGNIGRAVAGEPIGSRISN; from the coding sequence ATGGGCTACGCGCGCGCACTCCTGAAACTCAGCGGTGAAGCGCTGATGGGGGACCAGGGCTACGGGATTGACCCAGCCATCGTTCAGTCCATTGCCTCTGATGTCGCCAAAGTGATCGAAGGCGGCACGCAGCTGGCCATCGTGGTCGGCGGGGGCAACATCTTCCGCGGCCTCAAGGGATCGGCAGCCGGAATGGATCGGGCCACTGCCGACTACGTGGGAATGCTGGCCACTGTGATGAATGCCATCACGCTGCAGGATGGCTTGGAGCAGGCAGGCGTCCCGACCCGCGTTCAGACAGCCATCGGCATGCAGGAGGTGGCGGAGCCTTACATCCGCAGGAAAGCCATCCGCCATCTGGAGAAAGGCAGGGTTGTGGTGTTCGGGGCCGGCTGCGGCAATCCTTTCTTCACCACCGACACCACAGCGGCCCTGCGCGCTGCCGAGATCAGTGCCGATGTCGTGTTCAAAGCCACGAAAGTGGATGGGGTTTACGACAAGGACCCTGAAAAACATGCCGATGCGGTGCGCTACGACCAGCTGACGTTCCAGCAGGTGCTGAGTGGAGAACTGGCGGTGATGGACAGCACGGCTATCGCCCTCTGCAAGGACAACAACATCCCAATCGTGGTCTTCAATCTGTTTGAAGCCGGCAACATCGGCCGAGCCGTCGCGGGCGAACCCATCGGTTCTCGCATCAGCAACTAA
- a CDS encoding NAD(P)/FAD-dependent oxidoreductase, protein MNGSDQRIRDVIIVGSGAAGGAAAAHLAAAGHDILLLEKDHTTRIKPCGGGMAASVQQWFPFSLEPAVEQVIRRVDFSWCLGDPVVAELPGDAPFWIVRREKLDQLLAEQACQAGAERIDGVTVDDVARNRELWEVKASDGRRWCSKAVVIADGSSSPWPQRLGLGAKQVQTATTMSVRLEGQGYLADGTTRFEFGLVKQGFAWAFPVAGGVNIGVGSFIGRQDADPEKVLAKLLPDLGFAPDAGIRQRGQLRVWNGHHRIDGDGIVVVGDAASLCDPFLAEGLRPALMSGCEAARHLDQWLRGNQADLRGYSRAMRHRWGESMAWGRRIAQVFYRFPGVGYQLGIKRPTAPQRIAQILSGEMGYGDIAQRVIKRLLLKRS, encoded by the coding sequence TTGAACGGTTCTGATCAACGGATCCGCGATGTCATCATCGTCGGATCCGGTGCCGCCGGCGGAGCAGCAGCAGCCCACCTCGCCGCCGCCGGCCACGACATCCTTCTGCTTGAGAAGGATCACACCACGCGGATCAAACCCTGTGGCGGCGGGATGGCCGCCTCCGTGCAGCAGTGGTTTCCATTCTCTCTGGAACCTGCGGTCGAGCAGGTGATCCGAAGAGTTGATTTCAGCTGGTGCCTTGGCGACCCGGTCGTGGCAGAACTGCCGGGGGATGCACCCTTCTGGATTGTCCGGCGGGAAAAGCTGGATCAGCTACTGGCCGAACAGGCCTGCCAGGCCGGAGCTGAACGCATCGATGGTGTGACTGTTGATGATGTCGCCCGCAACCGAGAGCTCTGGGAGGTCAAAGCCAGCGACGGTCGGCGCTGGTGCTCCAAAGCCGTGGTGATCGCTGACGGTTCTTCCTCACCCTGGCCGCAACGTCTCGGGCTGGGAGCCAAACAGGTGCAGACCGCCACCACCATGTCAGTACGACTCGAAGGGCAAGGCTATCTCGCTGATGGCACCACCCGCTTCGAATTCGGCCTGGTGAAACAAGGGTTCGCCTGGGCCTTTCCCGTCGCTGGTGGCGTAAACATCGGGGTGGGCAGCTTCATCGGGCGCCAGGATGCCGACCCAGAGAAAGTGCTGGCAAAGCTCTTGCCCGACCTCGGTTTTGCCCCTGATGCTGGAATTCGCCAGCGCGGCCAGTTGCGGGTGTGGAACGGCCACCACCGCATTGATGGCGATGGAATCGTCGTGGTCGGCGATGCGGCATCCCTTTGTGACCCCTTTCTTGCCGAAGGTTTGCGACCCGCCTTGATGAGCGGTTGCGAAGCGGCCCGACACCTCGACCAGTGGCTCCGCGGCAACCAGGCAGATCTTCGTGGTTACAGCCGAGCCATGCGACATCGGTGGGGCGAGTCGATGGCCTGGGGCCGACGGATTGCCCAGGTGTTCTACCGCTTTCCAGGGGTGGGCTATCAACTGGGCATCAAACGTCCCACAGCTCCCCAGAGAATCGCCCAGATCCTGTCCGGTGAGATGGGGTACGGCGATATTGCCCAGCGTGTGATCAAACGTCTGCTGCTGAAGCGCAGTTAA
- a CDS encoding deoxyribodipyrimidine photo-lyase — protein MPLQLVWFKRDLRWVDHQPLIQALERGPVLPLYIVEPEYWRQPDASGRQWAFCREALIDLREGLAALGQPLVVRCGGAVEVLERARLQLGVEAVWSHEETGNDWTYARDRRVAAWAKEQGIPWHEIPQFGVTRRMRSRRGWAQRWEARMGESLTPSPISLTPLSAVSPGDLPDATALALPADPCPHRQAGGRQQGLRELEDFIQHRVQRYCSSISSPNRAFTGCSRLSAYLTWGCLSMREVLQCSREVSGRGASSFGSRLHWHCHFIQKLEDQPTIEWQDFHPFMRGIRPSDPERLAAWAEGRTGVPFVDACMRALRAHGWINFRMRAMLMSFASYNLWLPWRESGLHLARQFVDYEPGIHWSQCQMQSGSTSINTIRIYNPIKQGLDHDPDGVFIRRWCPELADVPAVHLHEPWGLGGSMPPPIVDCAQSAREAKDRIFAIRRSAGFDRHADAIQRRHGSRRAGLPSTSRRRSRRQVDDPNAQQLALEL, from the coding sequence TGCTTCCTCTCTACATCGTGGAGCCGGAGTATTGGCGGCAACCCGATGCTTCAGGTCGGCAGTGGGCCTTCTGCAGAGAAGCGCTCATTGATCTGCGTGAGGGGTTGGCCGCCCTGGGGCAGCCGCTGGTGGTGCGCTGTGGTGGCGCGGTGGAGGTGCTGGAACGCGCCCGTCTTCAGTTGGGTGTTGAGGCCGTTTGGAGCCATGAGGAGACTGGCAACGATTGGACCTATGCCCGTGATCGGCGTGTGGCTGCCTGGGCCAAGGAGCAGGGAATCCCCTGGCATGAAATCCCTCAGTTCGGTGTGACCCGACGCATGCGCTCTCGCAGGGGATGGGCCCAGCGTTGGGAGGCCCGGATGGGGGAGTCACTGACGCCATCGCCCATCTCTCTGACACCTCTTTCTGCGGTGTCCCCTGGAGACCTGCCGGATGCAACGGCCCTCGCACTCCCAGCGGACCCTTGCCCCCATCGACAAGCCGGTGGTCGGCAACAGGGGCTGAGGGAACTGGAGGATTTCATCCAGCATCGGGTGCAGCGCTACTGCAGCTCCATCTCAAGCCCGAACCGGGCATTCACAGGATGTTCCCGCCTGTCGGCCTATCTCACTTGGGGGTGCCTGTCGATGCGGGAGGTGTTGCAGTGCAGTCGGGAGGTGTCTGGCCGCGGCGCGAGCAGCTTTGGATCTCGCCTGCACTGGCATTGTCATTTCATCCAGAAGCTGGAAGATCAACCAACGATCGAATGGCAGGATTTTCACCCGTTCATGCGCGGCATCCGCCCTTCAGATCCTGAGCGGTTGGCGGCCTGGGCGGAGGGGCGCACTGGGGTGCCTTTTGTGGATGCCTGCATGCGTGCGTTGCGAGCCCACGGCTGGATCAACTTCCGCATGCGGGCCATGCTGATGTCGTTCGCCAGCTACAACCTCTGGCTCCCTTGGCGCGAAAGCGGATTGCACCTCGCCCGTCAGTTCGTCGATTACGAACCGGGAATTCACTGGAGCCAGTGCCAGATGCAGTCGGGCAGCACCTCCATCAACACCATCAGGATCTACAACCCGATCAAGCAGGGGCTCGACCACGACCCGGACGGTGTATTCATCCGCCGCTGGTGTCCGGAATTGGCCGATGTTCCCGCTGTGCATCTGCATGAGCCTTGGGGACTCGGTGGTTCCATGCCACCTCCGATCGTGGATTGCGCTCAGTCAGCCAGGGAGGCCAAAGACCGCATCTTCGCCATTCGACGTTCTGCTGGCTTCGATCGTCATGCGGATGCCATTCAGCGACGTCATGGGTCGAGGCGCGCAGGTCTGCCCTCGACATCCAGGCGCCGTTCGCGACGTCAGGTCGACGATCCGAACGCGCAGCAACTCGCGCTTGAGCTTTAA
- the frr gene encoding ribosome recycling factor: protein MSNPELESSMRKSVEATQRNFNTIRTGRANASLLDRISVEYYGADTPLKSLATLSTPDSQTIQIQPFDISALASIEKAIAMSELGFTPNNDGKVIRINVPPLTEERRKEFCKLASKYAEEGKVALRNLRRDAIDKIKKQEKDGDFSEDQSRDEQDAVQKVLDTFIAELEKHLADKEADILKV from the coding sequence ATGTCAAATCCCGAGCTCGAATCCAGCATGCGCAAGTCGGTGGAAGCCACCCAGCGCAACTTCAACACGATCCGCACCGGACGAGCCAACGCCTCCCTGTTGGATCGCATCAGCGTTGAGTACTACGGAGCCGATACCCCCCTGAAATCACTGGCGACGCTGTCAACGCCGGACTCCCAGACCATCCAGATCCAGCCCTTCGACATCAGCGCCTTGGCCTCGATCGAAAAGGCCATTGCCATGAGTGAACTGGGTTTCACACCCAACAACGACGGCAAGGTGATCCGGATCAATGTGCCGCCGCTCACGGAGGAACGTCGTAAGGAGTTCTGCAAGCTGGCCTCCAAATACGCCGAAGAAGGCAAGGTGGCGCTTCGCAATCTCCGTCGCGATGCGATCGACAAGATCAAAAAGCAGGAAAAAGACGGCGATTTCAGTGAGGATCAGAGCCGCGACGAGCAGGACGCCGTGCAGAAAGTGCTCGACACGTTCATCGCTGAGCTGGAGAAGCACCTCGCCGACAAGGAAGCTGACATCCTCAAGGTTTGA